A DNA window from Anastrepha ludens isolate Willacy chromosome 6, idAnaLude1.1, whole genome shotgun sequence contains the following coding sequences:
- the LOC128868003 gene encoding collagen alpha-1(I) chain-like, which yields MRFKPLHLLCFACVLCVLLECAWAENSAGAHVGKRKTRTKKVKKYRKAFNERPQAEEPQPEADLPGTDEFEAYDYNNYEDVDVDADVNVGGTNGFDTHQEASNPSNVPNVETPANVVGAFSCLYEGNWYRDGDEFTSERNGCTNSCSCTEGKVICRETENCMHIPPATSTTTTTTTTEPNLPDTAEDNPYAGVSTGPRGLPGYPGAQGRPGEGGIPGTPGNPGVPGNPGVPGPIPDMSYYHQQLAAEYANSDKGPSSLPFVPEFQYLQSSVGAVGPRGAPGSSGPVGPQGFQGMRGEPGEPGPQGPPGLMGPRGLPGPPGKDGSPGEDGEPGLQGAAGIPGPRGLPGMPGIPGLKGHHGLPGIDGAKGELGAPGEKGGTGPMGAVGPTGPQGPAGPRGERGREGPPGPQGARGLDGNPGAAGQPGSIGKPGPPGFPGSPGAKGDWGHPGPKGDQGLQGPRGEAGRPGAAGEPGMSGPPGKDGLHGDKGSMGAPGIAGPQGFPGPRGPDGIPGSPGEPGIKGTPGQPGERGYKGDQGIKGESGQSGPRGLPGTVGPEGKRGKRGMRGPTGPSGPTGERGPQGLPGISGPDGPIGPKGTPGDRGIQGPHGIKGSPGDVGQPGIPGVQGLRGLPGRIGPPGKPGPVGERGIPGADGRPGEQGLQGLQGLPGPMGIPGDKGFTGEPGKNGEPGPPGPQGPHGDSGKDGLPGAQGPRGPPGQDGERGEPGTAGPRGFQGLPGVAGNPGAPGKDGSAGPPGPQGLVGPSGLRGERGYPGERGPVGQPGTPGERGEPGAPGHDGPQGLPGKLGSKGHMGAPGMLGLPGPRGLSGLPGEKGERGSIGPFGPEGPPGRPGDRGPQGMVGPPGAPGESGERGEPGSPGQPGEQGAAGGPGERGPIGLQGPPGYPGAPGLAGLPGAKGDRGLMGIKGEQGMLGPHGPPGEQGLQGPVGLSGLKGARGEPGLRGEPGLSGLPGRPGDQGQPGQPGSQGLPGVAGFPGAKGNPGEPGRPGNPGSQGLQGATGLEGQKGETGNDGPPGPAGNPGPPGNVGERGMPGLSGPPGAAGLRGLRGVPGEAGPQGRPGKDGAPGAQGLQGPQGLPGPMGESGPEGPAGKAGPPGIAGRVGDKGPQGQVGNPGPPGNPGLPGPPGAMGPVGLQGERGPKGDLGLPGVEGPQGLRGKSGPPGVEGPKGEHGEPGPKGIKGHRGLIGLQGMPGQAGLKGDSGPPGIPGQPGKSGEMGMRGPQGRDGNPGPMGPPGQPGPRGLSGGEGKPGPIGPAGPPGPPGSPGESVGYDVAALTALLNQGQTKGIDFQSDQPNLLPEGLSDDEKEAMVIKAFEHLKASFERLRRPNGQQSAPAKTCRDLFAAYPDYKSGEYWIDPNEADPRDAILVYCERETRGSCILPKPQETPVLSYKGAERETWLSEMPGGMKITYKTDSHQLGFLQLLSAKASQRITFNCRNTIGYLDEDKTNDRNGLKLLSWNDAELTPKGPLRLRFEAESDECRHRSNSWAKTVITYKTEKPQRLPIVDVKIRDVGEANQQFRIELGPVCFYN from the exons atgagatTCAAGCCTTTACATCTCCTATGCTTCGCATGCGTTCTGTGCGTTTTGCTTGAGTGTGCTTGGGCGGAGAACTCTGCTGGAGCGCATGTAGGAAAGCGAAAAACACGtactaaaaaagtgaaaaaataccgTAAAGCATTTAATGAGCGACCGCAAGCAGAGGAGCCGCAACCGGAAGCCGATTTACCGGGCACAGATGAGTTCGAAGCATACGATTACAACAACTACGAAGATGTGGACGTGG ATGCCGACGTGAATGTAGGCGGCACTAACGGTTTCGATACCCACCAGGAAG CAAGCAACCCGTCGAATGTGCCAAATGTTGAAACCCCCGCCAACGTTGTGGGTGCTTTTTCATGTCTGTATGAGGGTAATTGGTATCGCGATGGTGATGAATTTACCAGCGAGCGCAATGGCTGCACAAATTCTTGTTCTTGCACTGAAGGCAAGGTGATCTGTCGCGAGACTGAAAATTGCATGCACATCCCACCAGCAACTTCCACCACAACAACTACCACGACGACAGAGCCTAATCTCCCAGATACCGCTGAAGACAATCCCTATGCTGGCGTTTCCACTGGCCCACGCGGCTTACCTGGTTATCCGGGTGCACAAGGTCGTCCGGGAGAGGGTGGTATACCTGGTACGCCTGGTAATCCAGGTGTGCCTGGAAATCCTGGCGTGCCTGGCCCGATACCGGATATGAGTTATTATCACCAACAGTTGGCCGCTGAGTATGCAAATTCGGATAAGGGTCCCAGTTCGTTACCATTCGTTCCGGAGTTTCAGTATCTGCAATCATCTGTGGGAGCTGTCGGTCCACGTGGTGCACCTGGTAGCTCAGGTCCTGTTGGCCCTCAAGGTTTTCAAGGCATGCGTGGTGAACCTGGCGAGCCTGGACCACAAGGTCCACCTGGTTTGATGGGACCACGCGGCTTACCTGGTCCACCAGGTAAAGATGGTTCTCCTGGTGAGGATGGTGAACCTGGATTGCAAGGTGCTGCAGGTATACCAGGGCCACGAGGCTTACCCGGTATGCCAGGTATTCCCGGTTTGAAGGGGCATCATGGCTTGCCTGGTATTGATGGCGCAAAAGGTGAGCTAGGTGCTCCTGGTGAGAAAGGTGGCACTGGCCCAATGGGTGCTGTTGGCCCTACAGGCCCACAG GGCCCTGCTGGTCCTCGTGGGGAGCGTGGGCGTGAAGGGCCACCGGGTCCACAGGGCGCCAGAGGGTTAGATGGTAATCCGGGTGCTGCAGGGCAACCTGGTTCTATTGGCAAGCCTGGTCCACCAGGTTTCCCTGGTAGTCCCGGTGCCAAAGGCGATTGGGGACATCCAGGACCAAAAGGTGATCAAGGATTGCAGGGTCCACGCGGTGAGGCTGGACGTCCAGGCGCTGCCGGTGAGCCTGGCATGTCAGGACCGCCTGGTAAAGATGGTTTACATGGTGACAAAGGTTCGATGGGTGCACCTGGTATTGCAGGACCGCAAGGTTTTCCTGGACCCCGTGGTCCGGATGGCATACCTGGCAGTCCAGGAGAACCTGGTATAAAAGGCACACCAGGGCAACCTGGCGAACGTGGTTATAAAG GCGATCAAGGTATTAAAGGAGAATCTGGTCAATCAGGTCCGCGTGGCTTACCAGGTACGGTAGGGCCGGAAGGAAAACGTGGTAAACGCGGTATGCGAGGACCTACCGGACCTTCAGGCCCAACTGGCGAAAGAGGACCGCAAGGATTGCCTGGAATTTCTGGTCCAGATGGTCCTATTGGTCCAAAAGGTACTCCCGGCGACCGCGGCATACAAGGACCACACGGCATAAAGGGAAGTCCAGGCGATGTTGGACAACCCGGTATACCAGGAGTTCAAGGTTTGCGTGGTTTGCCAGGACGTATAGGACCTCCAGGAAAACCTGGACCTGTGGGTGAGAGGGGAATTCCTGGCGCCGATGGAAGGCCCGGTGAACAAGGTCTGCAAGGCTTGCAGGGGCTACCTGGACCAATGGGCATTCCTGGCGATAAAGGTTTCACCGGAGAACCTGGTAAAAATGGTGAGCCAGGTCCACCGGGTCCGCAAGGGCCCCATGGAGATAGCGGCAAAGATGGTTTGCCTGGCGCACAAGGTCCTCGTGGTCCTCCTGGTCAAGATGGTGAGCGTGGAGAGCCAGGCACTGCTGGCCCCAGAGGTTTCCAAGGTCTACCTGGCGTCGCTGGTAATCCAGGCGCTCCAGGAAAAGATGGATCTGCCGGACCACCTGGCCCACAAGGTCTTGTTGGCCCTTCTGGATTACGTGGTGAACGTGGTTACCCTGGTGAAAGAGGTCCAGTAGGTCAGCCTGGAACACCTGGAGAGCGTGGAGAACCTGGTGCGCCAGGGCATGACGGACCACAA GGTTTACCTGGAAAACTAGGATCTAAAGGACATATGGGAGCGCCAGGAATGTTGGGATTGCCTGGTCCGAGAGGACTTTCTGGGTTGCCAGGAGAAAAAGGTGAGCGTGGTAGCATAGGACCATTTGGTCCGGAAGGTCCACCAGGCCGTCCAGGCGATCGTGGCCCACAAGGAATGGTAGGACCACCTGGAGCACCCGGTGAATCAGGAGAAAGGGGTGAGCCTGGAAGCCCTGGGCAACCAGGTGAGCAAGGAGCAGCAGGTGGTCCTGGTGAAAGAGGACCAATTGGTTTGCAGGGCCCACCAGGTTATCCTGGAGCCCCAGGCTTGGCAGGATTACCCGGAGCAAAAGGCGATCGTGGTTTAATGGGTATCAAAGGCGAACAAGGCATGCTAGGACCTCATGGTCCCCCCGGAGAGCAGGGTCTGCAAGGTCCCGTGGGCTTAAGTGGTTTGAAAGGTGCTCGAGGTGAACCAGGACTCAGGGGAGAACCAGGATTAAGCGGATTGCCTGGCAGACCCGGTGATCAGGGTCAACCT GGACAACCCGGAAGCCAAGGGTTACCTGGTGTGGCTGGATTTCCAGGAGCTAAGGGAAATCCTGGGGAACCCGGTAGACCAGGAAATCCTGGATCTCAAGGTTTGCAAGGTGCAACTGGTTTGGAGGGACAAAAAGGTGAAACAGGCAATGATGGACCTCCTGGGCCAGCGGGTAATCCAGGACCACCCGGTAATGTTGGTGAACGCGGAATGCCAGGCTTGTCTGGTCCACCAGGCGCGGCAGGTTTGCGTGGCTTAAGAGGAGTTCCAGGTGAAGCAGGTCCACAAGGTAGACCCGGAAAGGATGGTGCACCGGGAGCGCAAGGCCTGCAAG GACCACAAGGCCTACCGGGTCCAATGGGTGAGTCTGGACCTGAAGGACCAGCTGGTAAAGCTGGACCTCCTGGAATTGCTGGTCGTGTTGGTGATAAAGGACCTCAGGGACAAGTAGGAAATCCTGGACCACCGGGAAATCCTGGTCTGCCCGGTCCACCTGGTGCCATGGGGCCGGTAGGTTTACAAGGTGAGCGTGGACCAAAGGGCGATCTTGGTTTACCAGGTGTTGAAGGACCACAAGGCCTGCGTGGCAAATCTGGCCCACCAGGTGTTGAAGGACCAAAGGGTGAACATGGTGAGCCTGGTCCTAAAGGTATCAAGGGTCATCGCGGTCTTATCGGTTTACAGGGTATGCCCGGCCAAGCAGGTCTTAAAGGTGACTCAGGTCCACCAGGCATACCCGGTCAGCCGGGAAAGTCAGGAGAGATGGGAATGCGTGGTCCACAAGGCCGCGATGGCAACCCTGGGCCTATGGGCCCGCCAGGTCAACCTGGTCCACGTGGCTTAAGCGGCGGTGAGGGTAAACCTGGACCCATAGGACCCGCCGGTCCCCCAGGACCACCAGGCTCACCTGGAGAATCGGTCGGATACGATGTAGCTGCACTTACTGCTTTACTCAATCAAGGCCAAACAAAAGGCATCGATTTTCAAAGTGACCAACCGAATCTCCTACCAGAAGGACTTTCCGATGACGAAAAGGAAGCGATGGTAATCAAGGCGTTCGAACACTTGAAGGCATCTTTTGAGAGATTGCGAAGACCCAACGGTCAGCAATCGGCACCAGCCAAAACGTGTCGTGATCTTTTCGCGGCCTATCCTGACtacaaatctggcgaatactgGATCGATCCAAATGAAGCTGATCCACGTGACGCTATCTTGGTGTATTGTGAGCGTGAGACGCGCGGTTCGTGCATACTACCGAAGCCACAAGAAACGCCAGTGTTAAGCTACAAAGGCGCTGAGAGGGAAACGTGGCTGAGTGAAATGCCTGGAGGTATGAAAATCACCTACAAAACCGATTCGCATCAGTTGGGCTTCCTGCAATTGCTTTCCGCTAAGGCCTCACAAAGAATCACTTTCAATTGTCGAAATACAATTGGCTATTTGGATGAAGACAAAACGAACGATCG AAATGGCCTAAAGCTGTTGTCATGGAATGATGCAGAATTAACGCCAAAGGGACCGCTGCGTCTGCGCTTTGAAGCAGAAAGCGATGAATGCAGG CATCGCTCGAATTCTTGGGCCAAAACGGTGATCACATATAAAACTGAGAAGCCACAGAGGCTGCCAATTGTTGATGTTAAAATCAGAGATGTTGGCGAGGCTAATCAACAGTTCCGCATCGAATTGGGTCCAGTATGTTTTTATAATTGA